ATCGACCTCGCGACCGGTGACGGCACGGTGTGCCTGCGGCTGCGAGGCATCGCAGGCCGTCGAGCCGAGCAGAGGCCGGAGCAGACACCGGAGCGGAAGCCGGAGCAGAGGCCGGGCCCGGCGGACGGCGTCGCCACGCTGATACCGGTGTGGGACCCCCTTCAGCGGACGGAGTCCGCCACGTGGCCGCGGAGTTCCGCATCAGTGGGCATCATCGCGTCCCCGGGGAAGGCGCGGGACGTTCTCCTCGCGCGCCTGCCGGGCGCGCACGTGCTCGCGGACCCGTCGCAGCGTACGCGCGACGACCTGGAGGCGTCTCTCCGGTCGGTCCCGGAGCTCGACCACCTGATCTGGGTGGCGCCCGGCGCCGTGGTCGACCGGTCCGGTGCGAGCGTCGTCGAGAGCCAGGCGGGCGGTTCGCTGCACGCCTTCCGTACGGTGCGAGCACTGCTGGCCGCAGGGTACGGCGATCGCTCCCTGGGCCTGACCCTGGTTACCGAGCGGGCGCACGCCGTCCACGAGGCCGAGGCCGTCGACCCGGCGCACGCCGGAGTGGCCGGCCTGGCGGGGTCGACCGCGAAGGAGTACCCGAACTGGCGGGTGCGGGTGGCGGACGTCGAGGACTACGACGCGCCTTCTCTCGCCGCGGTGCTCGACCTGGCCGCTGACCCGGACGGCAACCTGCGTATCCACCGCGACGGCCGGTGGCACGAGCAGCGGCTGATGACCGTTCAGCCGGCCTCGCCCACCTCGTCCCGGCTGAGGCAGGGCGGCACGTACGTCATCATCGGCGGGGCGGGCGCCCTCGGCACGGTCATCAGCGAGCACCTGATCCGCCGGTACCGCGCCCAGGTGGTGTGGCTCGGACGCAGGCCGCAGGACGCGCGGGTCGAAGCCGCCATCGCTCGGGCGGCCGGCCCGGACGGGCCCGCGCCGCTGTACCTGCGGTCCGACGCCACCGACCTCGCGTCCCTGGAGGCGGCGAAGGAGGAGATCGTACGACGGTTCGGCCCGGTGCACGGCGTCATCCACTCGGGCCTCGTGTTCTCGGGGGCGAGCCTGGCCCGGATGGGCGAGGCGCAGTTCGAGGACGTGCTGCGCGGCAAGGTCGACGCGAGCGTCCGGTGCATGCAGGTGTTCGGCGGTGACTCACTCGATTTCGCCCTGTTCCTGTCCTCGATCAACTCCTACCTCAAAGCGATCAAGCAGGCGAACTACGCGGCCGCCTGCACGTTCCTCGATTCGTTCGCACTGACGGTGCGACGCCGCTACGGAGCGGTCGGCAAGGTGCTGAACCTGGGCTACTGCTTCAACAACGCACCCACCGGGGGAGACCGGGGCGCGGTGGTCGGAGCGCAGGCGCCGCTCATCCAGCCGGACGAGCTGACGGCGGCGGTCGAACGGCTGTGCGCGGGACCGGTCAGCCGGCTGACGTTGATGAAGTTCTCTCCCGCGCTCAACGACCGGGGCATCGTTCTGGGCGACGACGACGTCATCCTCCCCACGGCCGTGGTGCCGGACGCCCTGCCCGCCGACGTCCCAGAACCCGCGGCGGCGCCGGGCGGCGAACTGGAGCGACTGCGCGCCCGCACCGCAGAGCTGACCGCGCTCGCGATCTGATCGCGGCCTTCGAAGGGACTGATCATGAAACAGCTGCTGCTCGACTTCCTCTGGTCCCATCTGCGCACGCTCGGCGCGTTCCGTGAATCCGGGCAGACTCCCCAGGCCGCACGGGAGTCGGCGGGCCTCGCGCCGAGGTACGGCGGCTGGTTCGACGAGTGCCTGCGCGTCTTCGAGGGGGCCGGCTACCTCGACCGGCGGGGCGGCAGGATCCTGCTCGACGACGCCGTGCGGCATCGGCCGGTCGAGCAGCTGTGGCGCGAGTGGGAGAAGCAGGGGCCCGCGTGGCGGGAGAACCCCGACCTCGCGGCCACCCACCTTCTGGTGGAGACCACCTTGCGGGCCTTTCCCGACATCCTCGGCGGGCGGCGACCGGCCACCGAGGTCATCTTCCCCGGGGGATCGCTGGAGCTGGTGCAGAACGCCTACGCGACCAACCCGGCGTCAGCGTTCTTCAACCAGGTGCTGGCCGCCGACCTGGTGGCGCGGCTGCGACGGCGGGCACGAGCCGTGACGGCCGACGCGGCACGGATCCTGGAGATCGGCGCCGGGACGGGGGCCACGAGCGCCGTCGTCCTGGAGGCGCTGCGGTCCGCGCGGCTGGACGTCCGCGAGTATTGCTACACCGACATATCAAGGGCCTTCCTGAACCACGCGGAGCGCTCGTTCGGTGCGGAAAATCCCTCGCTGACCTGCGAAATCCTGGACATCGAGCGCCCGGTGGCAGATCAGGGCCCCACCCTCGGCGGGTACGACGTCGTGGTCGCCGCCAACGTCCTGCACGCCACCCGGGACATCCGCCACACCCTCCGCAACACCAAGGCGCTTCTCCGGCCCGGCGGACTGCTGGTCCTGAACGAGCTGACCGCGAACAACCTGCTCAGCCAGTTCTCGTTCGGCCTCCTCGACGGATGGTGGCGCTACGAGGATCCGCACCTGCGCATCCAGGGCAGCCCGCTGCTCTCCACGGAGCGCTGGCGGCACGTCCTGACGCAGGAGGGATTCCGCGCGGTCACCCTGCCCGCGCAGGATGCCGAGGATCTGGGACAGCAGATCATCGTGGCCGAGAGCGACGGCGTCATACGGCAGGCGAGAGCCGTGCCGCGCCCGTCCGCGCCGCAGGTGGTGCCCTCCGCGCCGCATAGGGCGCCCGCCGCGCCGCAGGTGGCGCCGGTGCGCGAGAGTCCGGCGTGGGCCGTGGCCGATCACAGCGCCGGGAACGGGGCCGGAGACCGGCTGCGCGCCCACATCGAGGCGGTCGCGCTCGGTGTACTGGCAGAGGCCCTGGACATCCCGCGGACGAGGATCGGGCGGGGCGAACCCTTCTCGGACTACGGGCTCGATTCGATCTTCGCGGTGAACGTGGCCCGGACCCTCGGCGGGACGCTCGGCATCGACCTGGACATCACTGTGCTGTTCGAGCACAACACCCTGGCCGAGCTGGGCGAGTTCATCGTCTCCGCATACGCCGACGAGCTGCGGGACGTGCTCCCGCCGGAGCCCGTGCCGCCTGACCGGGCGCCCGAGCCCGTGCGGCCCCGGCCTCGGCCCGGGCCCGACGAGGCCGCGCTCGACGGCATGGCGGTCGTCGGCATGGCGGCACGCTTCCCCGGGGCCGACGACGTCGACGCGTTCTGGCGGATCGTCGAGCAGGGCAGACGGTGCATCACCGTACCGCCGCACGACCGTGCGGACTGGGCGGGCCACGGCGAGGAGGCGGCCGCGCTGCGGGGCGGATTCCTCGACGGGGTGCATGAGTTCGACCCTCTCTTCTTCCGTATGTCGATGACCGAGGCACGCCAGGTGACGCCGGAGCTGCGCCTGCTGTTGATGACGGCGTGGAACGCCGTCGAGGACGCGGGCTATCGGCCGGCCGAGCTGCGGAAGCGCCCCACGGGCGTGTTCGTCGCCACGACGCAGAGCGAGTACCGGCCCGCGGCCATGGGCCTGATGAGTCTGCCGTCGCCCTCGATGGTGCCCAACCGGATCTCGTACCTCCTCGACCTCAACGGCCCCAGTGAGCAGTGCGACACGACCTGCTCGTCCTCGTTCGTGGCCCTGCACCGGGCGATCCGGTCCATCCGCGACGGCGAGTGCGAGCAGGCGCTCGTCGGCGGGGTGAACCTGGTGATGTCGCCCGCGGGTTTCGGCGGGATGCTGGCCGCGGGGATGCTCAGCCCACGCGGTGACGTCCGGCCGTTCCAGCAGGGCGCCGACGGTACGGCGCGCAGCGAGGGCGTAGCCGCCGTACTGATCAAACCACTGAGCCGGGCCATCGAGGACGGGGACTTCGTCCACTGCGTCGTGCGCGGCACCGGCGTGGCCCACGGCGGCAGGGGGGTGTCCTTCACGGCACCGAACATCAGGGGCATGAAGGCAGCCGTCGCGCACGCCTACGCCGACGCCGCGATCGATCCGGGCGCCGTGGACTACATCGAGACCCACGGTATGAGCTCGATGCTGGCGGACAGCGCGGAGCTGGCGGCGCTCGGCGCCGGACTCCGCAGCGAGCACGACAGCGAGCAGGACACCGAGCACGACAGCGAAGGCGTGACGTATCTGGGCAACGTGAAGCCCTGCATCGGGCACACGGAGGTCGTCTCCGGCCTGGCCGCGCTGGTGAAGACCGCGCAGGCGATGCGGCACGGCGTTGTCCCGGCGGTCCCGGGCTTCGGGCGGCTGCACCGCGACCTCTCCCTCAAGGGGACGCGGCTGCGCATCGCCGAGCGGAACCTGCCGTGGCCCGAGCGCACCGACGACGCCGGCCGGTTGCTGCCGCGCCGCGCGAGCATGCACAGCTTCGGGATCGGCGGCGTGAACGCGCATGTCGTGCTGGAGCAGCACATCGCCTCCGCCGACCCGGCGACCGCCCCGGACAACGAACCGGGCGCGCAGGTCCTGGTGCTCTCCGCGCGCAGCGTCGACGCTCTGCGCGAGCGGGCGCGCCGGCTGATGCATCGGCTTGCCGAAGCGGATCCGCGCTCCTGGGCGGACATCGCGTACACGTTGCAGGTCGGCCGGGAAGCGATGAGCTGCCGGCTGGCGTTCGTGGCGCGGAGCACGGACGAGGCCGCCCGCACTCTGGGCGGTTGGCTCGACGGCGACCCGGACACGCTCACCCATGTGGCGTTCGCGGACGGCGTCGAACCTGGCGCCGCCGACGCGCACGACGGGGAGCCGGCGCGGCTCGACCGCGTACCGGAACGCTGGGCCGCGGGCACGCCCGTGGACTGGGAGCTGATGCATCGCGGCGCTCGACGCAGACGGATCGGCCTGCCCGGCTACCCCTTCGCCCGCCTGTCCTGTTTCGCCGAGCAGGCGCCGCGGGCGGATCAGCCCGCGCACACGGAGGTCGGCCCTCCGGACGGCGAAGCCTTCGTCGCCGACCTCGTCGCCTCGGTGCTGGGCATCCCGCGCCACGAGATCGACGGCACCAGGTCGCTCGCCGACTACGGCCTCAACTCCCTCCTCCTGGTCGCGATGCTGGGCCGGATCAGCAGCGTCTTCCCGGATTTCCGGCCCGAATGGTGGCAGCCGCACGACACGTTGAACGACGTGGTCGCGAAGCTGCCCGAGGCCCGGGCCCGCTCCACCCGCGCGCCGGCCCCGGAGCTGGTCCGCCTCAACGGCGCGACCGACGGCAGACCGGTCTTCTGGATCCACGGAGCCCTCGC
The nucleotide sequence above comes from Streptomyces sp. NBC_01116. Encoded proteins:
- a CDS encoding beta-ketoacyl synthase N-terminal-like domain-containing protein codes for the protein MKQLLLDFLWSHLRTLGAFRESGQTPQAARESAGLAPRYGGWFDECLRVFEGAGYLDRRGGRILLDDAVRHRPVEQLWREWEKQGPAWRENPDLAATHLLVETTLRAFPDILGGRRPATEVIFPGGSLELVQNAYATNPASAFFNQVLAADLVARLRRRARAVTADAARILEIGAGTGATSAVVLEALRSARLDVREYCYTDISRAFLNHAERSFGAENPSLTCEILDIERPVADQGPTLGGYDVVVAANVLHATRDIRHTLRNTKALLRPGGLLVLNELTANNLLSQFSFGLLDGWWRYEDPHLRIQGSPLLSTERWRHVLTQEGFRAVTLPAQDAEDLGQQIIVAESDGVIRQARAVPRPSAPQVVPSAPHRAPAAPQVAPVRESPAWAVADHSAGNGAGDRLRAHIEAVALGVLAEALDIPRTRIGRGEPFSDYGLDSIFAVNVARTLGGTLGIDLDITVLFEHNTLAELGEFIVSAYADELRDVLPPEPVPPDRAPEPVRPRPRPGPDEAALDGMAVVGMAARFPGADDVDAFWRIVEQGRRCITVPPHDRADWAGHGEEAAALRGGFLDGVHEFDPLFFRMSMTEARQVTPELRLLLMTAWNAVEDAGYRPAELRKRPTGVFVATTQSEYRPAAMGLMSLPSPSMVPNRISYLLDLNGPSEQCDTTCSSSFVALHRAIRSIRDGECEQALVGGVNLVMSPAGFGGMLAAGMLSPRGDVRPFQQGADGTARSEGVAAVLIKPLSRAIEDGDFVHCVVRGTGVAHGGRGVSFTAPNIRGMKAAVAHAYADAAIDPGAVDYIETHGMSSMLADSAELAALGAGLRSEHDSEQDTEHDSEGVTYLGNVKPCIGHTEVVSGLAALVKTAQAMRHGVVPAVPGFGRLHRDLSLKGTRLRIAERNLPWPERTDDAGRLLPRRASMHSFGIGGVNAHVVLEQHIASADPATAPDNEPGAQVLVLSARSVDALRERARRLMHRLAEADPRSWADIAYTLQVGREAMSCRLAFVARSTDEAARTLGGWLDGDPDTLTHVAFADGVEPGAADAHDGEPARLDRVPERWAAGTPVDWELMHRGARRRRIGLPGYPFARLSCFAEQAPRADQPAHTEVGPPDGEAFVADLVASVLGIPRHEIDGTRSLADYGLNSLLLVAMLGRISSVFPDFRPEWWQPHDTLNDVVAKLPEARARSTRAPAPELVRLNGATDGRPVFWIHGALAGVESYRTIAERIDRPFYGIQARGLLTEDPPIEGLTAMAEHYTEAIRSVQPEGPYDVGGFCLGGIVAYEVTRRLQEQGQDVASLTMVDSPDETGLAKSNANGFQSAHSAALQVVNSLLWPAGEKDPAVLRARLVHRDEVTEDLDEDAFVTRLAELAAERGLAMRPDRITRFVRRNMAIQLAYRLGEHTIRPLPRPEAVVCTYFHNRRGLFLGEAEPYFQVTGETFSLDHVNYQQDWGRELPGLRLVEIDAANHMTILNDAEPLAAIEETCLALYAPDEIGASRG